In Papaver somniferum cultivar HN1 chromosome 1, ASM357369v1, whole genome shotgun sequence, a genomic segment contains:
- the LOC113278201 gene encoding uncharacterized protein LOC113278201 isoform X3 has protein sequence MSIWEVIREVSGPYQDIRRYFADHTINSFGEFGGHLFCIEVSNEERSHFKVLEMDTAYTGWNVKYRVDLEGLRDLYPRLSFDCGYNLISFEEEKEDSPKLVLLIHESEVVISYDLGSMSSVKIGKVASRPYRNKGVPYQRDFSFHKLMGTRSFNGDVAKRIHEWRQFRFQARKKPRGTPVNAN, from the exons ATGAGTATATG GGAAGTGATTCGGGAAGTGTCTGGACCGTACCAGGATATTCGACGCTATTTTGCAGACCACACAATTAACAGTTTCGGTGAGTTTGGGGGACATTTATTTTGTATTGAGGTTTCTAATGAGGAGCGCTCGCACTTTAAAGTATTGGAAATGGACACTGCTTATACTGGTTGGAATGTGAAATATAGAGTGGACTTGGAAGGACTTAGAGATTTGTATCCGAGATTGAGTTTTGATTGCGGTTACAATTTGATAtctttcgaagaagaaaaagaagattcacCCAAATTGGTACTACTGATACATGAGAGTGAAGTAGTTATCTCATATGATCTTGGAAGTATGAGCTCTGTCAAAATTGGTAAAGTAGCATCACGGCCTTACAGAAATAAGGGTGTACCATATCAAAGAGACTTCAGTTTTCATAA GTTGATGGGGACCAGATCTTTCAATGGAGATGTTGCAAAGAGAATACATGAATGGAGGCAATTCAGATTTCAGGCAAGAAAAAAACCAAG
- the LOC113278201 gene encoding F-box protein At5g07610-like isoform X1, which yields MWNNCGSRAKKRIEIYSSETSSWKRCGDEYMVPCTLGTRMPGVFWNCSLHWIDHVASLIYFDIDREVIREVSGPYQDIRRYFADHTINSFGEFGGHLFCIEVSNEERSHFKVLEMDTAYTGWNVKYRVDLEGLRDLYPRLSFDCGYNLISFEEEKEDSPKLVLLIHESEVVISYDLGSMSSVKIGKVASRPYRNKGVPYQRDFSFHKLMGTRSFNGDVAKRIHEWRQFRFQARKKPRGTPVNAN from the exons ATGTGGAATAACTGTGGAAGTCGTGCGAAGAAACGGATAGAAATTTACTCTTCCGAAACTTCGTCTTGGAAGCGCTGTGGAGATGAGTATATGGTACCTTGTACATTGGGAACTCGTATGCCTGGTGTTTTCTGGAATTGTTCACTGCATTGGATTGATCACGTTGCATCTCTGATATATTTTGATATTGATAGGGAAGTGATTCGGGAAGTGTCTGGACCGTACCAGGATATTCGACGCTATTTTGCAGACCACACAATTAACAGTTTCGGTGAGTTTGGGGGACATTTATTTTGTATTGAGGTTTCTAATGAGGAGCGCTCGCACTTTAAAGTATTGGAAATGGACACTGCTTATACTGGTTGGAATGTGAAATATAGAGTGGACTTGGAAGGACTTAGAGATTTGTATCCGAGATTGAGTTTTGATTGCGGTTACAATTTGATAtctttcgaagaagaaaaagaagattcacCCAAATTGGTACTACTGATACATGAGAGTGAAGTAGTTATCTCATATGATCTTGGAAGTATGAGCTCTGTCAAAATTGGTAAAGTAGCATCACGGCCTTACAGAAATAAGGGTGTACCATATCAAAGAGACTTCAGTTTTCATAA GTTGATGGGGACCAGATCTTTCAATGGAGATGTTGCAAAGAGAATACATGAATGGAGGCAATTCAGATTTCAGGCAAGAAAAAAACCAAG
- the LOC113278201 gene encoding F-box protein At5g07610-like isoform X2 yields MWNNCGSRAKKRIEIYSSETSSWKRCGDEYMVPCTLGTRMPGVFWNCSLHWIDHVASLIYFDIDREVIREVSGPYQDIRRYFADHTINSFGEFGGHLFCIEVSNEERSHFKVLEMDTAYTGWNVKYRVDLEGLRDLYPRLSFDCGYNLISFEEEKEDSPKLVLLIHESEVVISYDLGSMSSVKIGKVASRPYRNKGVPYQRDFSFHKLMGTRSFNGDVAKRIHEWRQFRFQARKKPRFR; encoded by the exons ATGTGGAATAACTGTGGAAGTCGTGCGAAGAAACGGATAGAAATTTACTCTTCCGAAACTTCGTCTTGGAAGCGCTGTGGAGATGAGTATATGGTACCTTGTACATTGGGAACTCGTATGCCTGGTGTTTTCTGGAATTGTTCACTGCATTGGATTGATCACGTTGCATCTCTGATATATTTTGATATTGATAGGGAAGTGATTCGGGAAGTGTCTGGACCGTACCAGGATATTCGACGCTATTTTGCAGACCACACAATTAACAGTTTCGGTGAGTTTGGGGGACATTTATTTTGTATTGAGGTTTCTAATGAGGAGCGCTCGCACTTTAAAGTATTGGAAATGGACACTGCTTATACTGGTTGGAATGTGAAATATAGAGTGGACTTGGAAGGACTTAGAGATTTGTATCCGAGATTGAGTTTTGATTGCGGTTACAATTTGATAtctttcgaagaagaaaaagaagattcacCCAAATTGGTACTACTGATACATGAGAGTGAAGTAGTTATCTCATATGATCTTGGAAGTATGAGCTCTGTCAAAATTGGTAAAGTAGCATCACGGCCTTACAGAAATAAGGGTGTACCATATCAAAGAGACTTCAGTTTTCATAA GTTGATGGGGACCAGATCTTTCAATGGAGATGTTGCAAAGAGAATACATGAATGGAGGCAATTCAGATTTCAGGCAAGAAAAAAACCAAG